TTACTTGGTGAGATATTAAAATGTTCTTGAAATAGTTTACTAAAGTTTCCAACATGTTTATATCCTACTTTTGAACAAACTTCTTTTACACTAAACTCTTCTTGTAAAAGTTCTTTTGCTACATGGAGTCTTCTTTTTTGAATCATTTCATAAACTGTCATTCCGAAATACCGCTTAAAGTCTTTCTTTAAATAGCATTCATTTATCGCGGACTTGTATGCAATCTCTTTGATTGTAAGGTTTTCATAATAAGAACTATTGATAATTTGCTTTGCCTTTTCAAGGGAGTTAATAATAGTTTTATCTATTTTATATGTTGCATTTATATTTGAAACAATTTTTTTTATAGTATATTCAATAAGGCTCATTGTTTTTGATTCAAGATTTAAATCTGTAAGTAAGTATTCTTTTTTCTCTTTTTTAGTAAAGGCAGATAAAATCTCCTTTTGTTCGGGATCAATTTGACTTCCTTTTATAATTGCATAGTTTTTCTTTTTTGCTTCTTGCATTTTTTCATTTAGATTTTTTAAATTATGAGCAAGTTTTAAAAATAGTTCTTCTTTAATTCCAATGGTTAACATATTGTATTCAGCACCTTTTTTTATGCTAACATCAACAAGAAATTTATCTGAGCAGAAACCTAAAAAATAAGAGTTTTTTTTAAGTTCAAATTTTGAGTTATCTTCAAAAGTAAAAGAGTAATTATCTCCAAGGTTAAAAATTAAAACTGCACCTGCAACATTTGATCTTTCAATTAGGATTTTGTCTTGATTTAATAAAAAGTTGCTAAGAAAAAAAGCAATTCCACTTCCTGAATCATATCCAATATAATTACCTAAACCATATTCAGGTTTAACATTACATATAAAGTTTTCTCTTGAAAAAGGGTTTTTGATTGTTTTTATTTCTTCAAAGATATCTAAGTATTCAGTTTTTTTAATTTTGTCCATAAACTGGATTGTACAGTTATTTCTTTAAAAAAACAAATCTACATTTAATAGTTATTATCAAGACTTTTGATGAGGTTATTATTTACCTTCAGTAGTATAAAAACCTTTTATTATAATACCTTTATTATCTTTTGCAGATTTTACATAATAGTTTGTAGGAGTAACAACTGCATAGTCATTTAGGTTTTCTCTAATAAAAGATGCTGTTTCAATAACTCTTTGTCTTGAGAAACCTCTAATTAAATACTCTTTTACTCTATTTTGAGTACTTTTAGGTTGCTTACTAATATCATCTTTGATTTTATTAAATACAACATTATCTGCATCTGCAACTACTGCAATAATCTCAACTCTAGTTAGGTTTTTTGTATTTTTAACAAAATCAGTAATTTTTTCTTGACAACTTGCGGTTAATAAAGAACTATTAGCTTTAAAGTCATAACACTTAACAACTTTTGATTTTTGAGTGTAATAAAATTTTCTAAAGTTTTTATTGTCTAAGTCAACAATTTTAGTCTCTACTTTTGTTACAACTTTCTCTTTTATTACTTCTACTTCTTTAGGTTCAATAACCTTTTTTATAACAACTTCTTTTTGTATCTCTGGTTTAATAGGAGTTTGTTGTTTGTTTTCTTCTTTTTCAAGAAGTAGATATATTATTGTTGAAAGGGTTACTATTATGATTAGACATAATGAGTAGATTAAATAGTTTACAAATCTCATGTCATTTGTATTTTTAATTTTTGGTTTTGCTTGGGGTGTAACTTTTGGAATTGAAAGTTCAGGGTTTATGCTCTTAGCTTTTTTAGAACTAGAATTACTTTTTGGTTTTGGCTTATTCTCATTAGATTTAGTTTTAGTATTCTCTTTTAGTTTCTTTTCAATATTCTCTTGAGATATAGTTTGACTTAATACTTCTTTTAATTTTTCTGTATTGTTTTTTTCCAAAAAGTGCCCTTACTCTTTATTTTTCAAATAAATCAGTATAATTAACGACATAATAGCTAAAAATAGTGGATAGAAAAATAAATAGTTTTTTAATGTTATCTTATTATTTTCTATTTTACTTGTTTCTAGCTTATTAATCTCTTCATAGATTTCATTTAGCTTCTCTTTCGAGTTTGCAGAAAATGATTTTCCCTTTGTTTGAGTAGCAATTTGATTTAAAATGATTTTGTTTGAATTTGCAATACTAATAGTATAAACCTTAATCTCATATTTATTTAAAAGTTTTAATGCAATTTCTAAAGGAATAGTACTAGAGTTATCTGCACCATCACTTAAAAGAATAATCACTTTTGATTTTGCCTTTGAAGATTTTAATATATTTGTTGATGAAACAAGGGAATCAATAAGAGCTGTTTTATCTCCAACAATACCTACATCCAAATAATCAATTATTTCTAACTGAGCATCTTTATCAAAGCTAAGTGGTGTAGCCATCATAACAGATGTTCCAAAAACTACAATAGAGATATTGTCATTTACTCTTTTTGGAATAAACTCTTTTACAATATCTTTTACAACAGTAAATCTACTTTCCATTGGATTTAAAGGATTAAAACCAAGCTCTTTCATAGAACCACTTGTATCTAAACTTAATACTATATCAATCCCATCATTTTTAATAAGTTGGGTGTTTAGCTTAGTATGAGGTGAGGCTAGGGCAATTACTGCTCCTATAATGGATATATATTTTAGTAAACCTTGAAAAACATTTGTGCTAGCTTGGTTTTTAGTAAAGATATTTAAATGAGGAACAATATATGTTGGGATTTTTGCTTTACAAAAGAGTGAGCAAAAAATAAATAGTAAAATAACTAATAAAAGATATGGGTATTCAAACCTTATTGAAAGTAAATAATCAAACATCTACACTATCCATAAATCTTGAAAATAGTATTTTAATATCTTCATCTATCTCTTTTACATCTTTTTTGTATTTGTATTGTTCAAGCTCATCTATTAACTCTTCTGCTAGCTTTTTTTCTCTTTGAGAAACTGCTAATAGTCTTGTATATTTTGTAATCGTATATGCACACTGTTTAGCGTCTTGAAAATCTATCTCTTCTAAGATTTTATAATACTCTTTTCTAAAATCTTTTTTTCTATTTTTGATTATTTTATATATTAAAAAAAGCAGTAAAAGCACTAAAGAAACAGCAACACTTATAAGTAAAATATAGATATAAATAGAAAAATCAGGTATCTCTACTAAGGATTTAATACCATGAATTTTAATATTTTCCATCATTGCATTAGCCTTAATAGTTTTGCTAAAGGTTCTTCATGAGTGTATATTTTGATAGACTTTATAGCACATTTTTGAAGATGCTCAAAAAATAAGTGGTCATTCTGTTTTACCTCTTGTTCATATTTTTTGATTAGTGAACTGTTTAAGTTTCCATCAAAGTTATAGTTAGTTGTTGGGTCAACAAGATTTACATTTCCTAAGGCTTCTGGTTTCTCTTCAAATCTATCCCTTACAATTATTATAACTATCTCATGTTTCTTACTAAGAACTTTTAAATCTAAGTTCTTGATATCAAAAAAGTCTCCTATTAAAAAGATTGTAGATTTCTTTTTGATTTTTAATAATAACTCTTCAGTAATCTTTTTAAAGTCTTGTTGTTTACCAACACTGTTGTAGTTGTAAATCTCTTCTGCCATTTTATTTACAGCAAAGTGTCTTTTTGATTTTTTTGTACAAAGGTTTACATTTTCATTTGCAATAAAAGAAGTAAATGGATCATTTTGTTTGATACAAGAGTATCCTAAAATAGAGCATATTTCTGTAATAAGCTCTTGTTTAAACTTCTTTGTTCCAAAGTGAACTGAACCAGTTAAAATTGGAACTATTGAGATATTTAATTCCCTTTGAGCATGAAAGACTTTTACATAAGGCTTTTTAAACTTAGCACTAATTACCCAGTCTATGTTTTTGATATCTTCTCCATACTCATACTCTTTTAATTCTAAGAAATCATAACCTTCACCTTTTAAAAGGGAAGAGTTGTTTCCAATATTCTCTGAAAAGATTTGTCTTCTTGTTTTTATTAATATTTTTTTTAAAGAGTTATTCATTTATGGGATTTGTATTTTTTCCATGATTTTTTGAATTAGTTCATCTGTTGAAATTTGCATTGCTTCTGCTTCATAAGATAAAATAATTCTATGTCTTAAAATATTTTTAACTACAAGAGCTATATCAATAGGACTAACAAAATCATTGCCCCTTAAAAATGCCATTGCCTTTACTGCTTTAAACATATCAATAGTTGCCCTTGGACTTGCTCCAAACTGAATATAGTCAGCTATATCTTCTAAGCCATAATCTTTAGGTTCCCTTGTTGCACAAACTATATCTACAATATATTTTTCTAGTTCTTCATCTATATGAATATTTGATACTTCTTTTTTAATCTCTTCAAGAGTCTCTTTATCTAATATCTTATTTAGCTCAATATTTTCACCTGAAGTTACTTTTTTTGCTATTTCAAACTCTTCTTGTTTTGTGTTGTATCCAACTACAATTTTAAACATAAATCTATCTAATTGTGCTTCTGGAAGTGTATATGCACCTTCTTGTTCAATTGGATTTTGTGTTGCTAGAACTAAAAATGGTGAGTCAATTTTAAAACTATCTTCTGCAATTGTTACTTGTCTTTCTTGCATAACTTCTAGTAGGGCTGATTGCACTTTTGCAGGGGCTCTATTTATTTCATCGGCAAGTAAAAGATTTGTAAAAATTGGTCCTTTTTTTATCTTAAATTCACTTGTTTTCATATCATAAATTTGGGCACCAATAATATCACTAGGTAGTAAATCAGGGGTAAACTGAACTCTTTTAAAGTTTAAACTAATAATATCAGCTAGAGTTTTAACTGTTGTTGTTTTTGCTAATCCTGGAACACCTTCTAAAAGAATATGTCCATTTGTAAAAAGACCTATTAATAAGGCATCAACCATTTCACTTTGACCTACAATAACTTTTGAAAGCTCTTCTTTTACACTTAATACTTTATTTTGTAACATTAGTCCTCAATTTATAAATAAATTTTTATGTATTTTATCAAATGAAATATACTAAAAGCTTAAATGCACAGCTTAAAGAAAAATTAAACTTACATTAGATAAAATCACGACTCTATTTTAAATAGAAACCTCACATGTGTCAATCCTGGTATGGGTTGTGACAAGTTAATTGTACTTGCCATTAAGGGGCACAGAGGCAAAACCCTAAAAAATTAAAACAAGGAACAAAACATGGTTACAATGAAAGACCTATTAGAGTGTGGTGTACACTTTGGACACCAAACAAGAAGATGGAATCCAAAAATGAAAAAATTCATTTTCGGTGTTAGAAAGAATATTTATATTATTGACTTACAAAAAACGTTAAGATATTTCAGATATACATACAATGTAGTTAGAGATGCAGCAGCTGAAGGTCAAACAATGATTTTCGTTGGTACTAAAAAACAAGCTTCTGAAGCTGTTAAAAGAGCTGCAGAAAATTGTGGTATGCCATACGTTAACCACAGATGGTTAGGTGGTATGTTAACAAACTACGGAACAATTAAAAAATCTATTAGAAAATTAGAAGTTATTAAAAAGATGAGAGAAGAAGGACAATTAGACCTTCTAACTAAAAAAGAAGCATTAATGCTTACAAGAAAAGAAGAGAAGTTAGAATTATACCTTGGTGGTATCAAAGAAATGAACAAACTTCCTGATTTAATGTTTGTACTTGATGCAGTAAAAGAAAAAATTGCTATTAAAGAAGCTAGAAGACTTGGAATCAAAGTTGTAGCTCCATTAGATACTAACTGTGATCCTGATTTAGTTGATTTCCCAATTCCAGGAAACGATGATGCAATCAGATCTATTCAATTATTCTGCAACGAAATGGCAGAAGCAATTAATGAAGGTAAAGCTGCATTAGCTGACGAAGCTGGTGAAGAAGAAGCACCTGTATCTTCTGAAGAAGCTGCAGAAGTTGTTGCAGAAGCTGTTGCTGAGGGTGAAACTGAAGCAGTTGAAACTGAAGAAACTAAGGAAGCATAATTATGGCAGGAGCAACTCCAAAATTAATTAAAGAATTAAGAGAAAAATCTGGTGCAGGAATGCTTGATTGTAAAAAAGCATTAAATGAGTGTAATGGTGACATTGAAGAAGCACAAACATGGTTAAGAGAGCAAGGTCTTGCAAAAGCTGCTAAAAAATCATCAAATGTTGCTGCTGAAGGTTTAGTATCTATCTTAATCAATGAAGATAACACTAAAGCTACAATGACTGAACTTAACTCTCAAACTGACTTCGTTGCTAAAAACGACCAGTTTATTGCGTTAACTAAGCAAATTACAACTCACGTACAAGCAAACAACTTAAATGATGCAGAAGCATTAGCTTCTTCTTCAATTGACGGTCAAGAGTTTACTACATTCTTAAATGAAAAAATTGCAGTTATCGGTGAAAACTTAGTTGCAAGAAAAGTTATCAATGTTGAAGGACCAGTTGTTAATGGTTATGTTCACATGGGTAAAGTAGGTGTTATCTTAGCTGCAAAATGTGATGATGCTGCAAAAGAAAAAACTGCTGATTTATTAAAGAAAGTTGCAATGCACGCAGCTTCTATGAAACCAACTGTTATTTCTTACGAAGATTTATCAGCTGAGTTCATCGAGTCTGAAAATAAAGCAATTATTGCTGATATTGAAAAAGAGAACGAAGAGTTAGTTAGACTTGGTAAACCTCTTAAAAATATCCCTCAGTTTGTTTCTAAACAACAATTAACTGAAGATGCAGTTGAAGCTGCAAAAAATGAAATGAAAGAAGAGTTAATCGCTCAAGGTAAACCTGAAAAAATTATCGACAACATCGTTGCTGGTAAAATTAACAGATGGATTGAAGATAACTCTCAATTAGATAAAACACATGCATTATTATCTCAAACTTACGTTATGGATGATTCAATGACTGTTGAAGAAGCTATTAAAGCTGTTGACGCATCAATTGAAATCGTTGAGTATGTAAGATTCGAGCTTGGTGAAGGTATCGAAAAGAAAGAAGAAGATTTCGCTGCTGAAGTAGCTGCTCAAATGGGTAACTAATTAGTATCTTACTAAATAATAATGAAGATGAAGTAATGGGTGAACAATTAGATAATAACTCACCCATTGCTGAACAAAAACCTAACTTGCTTGACGCAAAAAATATTTCCCACGAATTTGATTATAAACTTTTTGAAAATATAACTTTCTCAATACAACCAAAAGAGTCAATCTCAATTATTGGTATGAGTGGAAGTGGAAAATCAACTTTACTTAATATTTTATCCTCTTTATTAATCCCTAAATCAGGTGAAATTATTTACAATAATAAGAATCTATACGGATTAAAGAAAAAAGAGCTTTTAAATATAAGAAGAGAAGATTTTGGTATAATATTTCAAGCTCATTATTTATTTCGTGGTTTTTCTGCAAGTGATAATTTAAAAATTGCTACACTATTAAGTGGAAATGATGTAGACCAAGAGCTTTTAAAAAAGCTTAATATAGAGTTTGTATTGAACCAAAGTGTAGGAGAGTTAAGTGGTGGACAACAACAAAGACTCTCAATTGCAAGGGTATTAACAAAAAAACCTAAAATTATATTTGCAGATGAACCAACAGGTAATTTAGATAAAGATACAGCACAAGTAGTTATGGATACACTATTTAACTACATAAAAGAGAATGACGCAGCACTAGTTTTAGTTACTCATGAAAATGATTTAGCTGAGCAATGTGACAAAGTATATAAACTAGAAAATCTTCAATTAAAGGAGTTGAAATAAAATGGATTTGGTACTAATTACAAAAACTCCTATAATTGAAAAGATATTTAGATTAGTATGTAAAAAGTTAGATTTAACAATAAATGTTAAACAAGACTTATCCTTTGAAAGAGAAGATATTGTAGATATTATAGTCGTTGATGAAGAGTATATTAACGATGATTTTAATAACTTAAAAAGAAATACTAAAAAACTTGCAGCAATAACTAGTGAAGAACTTCCTTTTGAAAAATCAAGAGACTTTATAATAACTAGACCTTTTTTACCAACTACATTAGAAGAGATGTTATCTGAACAAGTTGAGTATATCAAAGAAGATGAAACTACAAAAGAAGACATCAGAAATGCAGCTAACGAAGAAGAGATAGTTTCAAACTATGTTGAGTCTTTAGCTGATGATGTAGCTTATAATATTGAAGAAGACAATGATGAATCTATAGTAAGTATTGCTTCTTTAAGAGATGGTGGAATACTAGATAATAGTGAATTAAGTAAAATCACTGATATTCTACATGATGAAGAGATAGAAAAAGAAGTTTTAGTTACAGAAAATGACTGGAAAGATATTAATGAAATTATTGATGATGCTTTAAGTGAAGTAAGTGAGTATGAGTTTGATTTAGATGAGCATGAAGCTAAAGATGCAAATACTCCTATAAAAGTATTATTAAATAATTACTCTATAGAAGAGTTAAAACCATTTTTACAAAAGTTTAATCAAAATGTAATTGATAGACTTTCAAATGGTGAAGATATAGATGTTAGATTAAGTTTAAAGGTAGATAATTAATATGGATAAAAAAGGTGCTATTTTAATACTTTCAGGTCCAAGTGGATGTGGTAAATCAACTCTTTTAAAAAAAGTATATGAAGAGATAGAAGACTATTACTTCTCAATCTCAACAACAACAAGAGACCCAAGAGAGGGCGAAAGAAATGGTGTTGATTACCTTTTTGTAAAAAAAGAAGAGTTTGAAGAAGATATTAAAAATGGACAATTCCTTGAGTGGGCAGAAGTTCATGGAAACTATTATGGAACTTCATTAAAGCCTATTAAAAAAGCTTTAGAAGAGGGTAAGCTTGTTATCTTTGATATTGATGTTCAAGGACATGAGATAGTAAGAAAAAAACTTGATAAAGTAGTTACTTCTGTATTTATTACAACACCTTCTTTAGATGAATTAGAAGCAAGACTGAAAAATAGAGATACTGACTCAAGTACTGTTATTGCAAGAAGAATTGAGAATGCAAAACATGAAATTAAATCTTTCCAAAAATATGATTATTTTGTAGAAAATGATGATTTAGAAAAAGCAAGTTCTGAGTTAATTTCTATTGCTAAAATAGCAAGAATTAAATCAAAACTTTTTGAGAAAGAAGAGTTAATTAAGAACTGGTTAGGTTACTAGTCTTAATTAATCTCATCAAAGCTTAAAGGGGCATCGAAGTAATACCCTTGGCAATAATCTACACCAAGCTCTTTTATTTGTTTATAAATCTCTTCACTAGAAACAAACTCTGCAACTGTTGCAAAACCAAATCTTTTAGCAAACTCTGTAATAGTTTTTACAATGATTTTTTGATTTTCAGAAGAATCAATATTTTTGATTAAACTTCCATCAATTTTCACATAAGAG
The Arcobacter sp. F155 genome window above contains:
- a CDS encoding AraC family transcriptional regulator, which translates into the protein MDKIKKTEYLDIFEEIKTIKNPFSRENFICNVKPEYGLGNYIGYDSGSGIAFFLSNFLLNQDKILIERSNVAGAVLIFNLGDNYSFTFEDNSKFELKKNSYFLGFCSDKFLVDVSIKKGAEYNMLTIGIKEELFLKLAHNLKNLNEKMQEAKKKNYAIIKGSQIDPEQKEILSAFTKKEKKEYLLTDLNLESKTMSLIEYTIKKIVSNINATYKIDKTIINSLEKAKQIINSSYYENLTIKEIAYKSAINECYLKKDFKRYFGMTVYEMIQKRRLHVAKELLQEEFSVKEVCSKVGYKHVGNFSKLFQEHFNISPSKYKKQFN
- a CDS encoding VWA domain-containing protein, yielding MFDYLLSIRFEYPYLLLVILLFIFCSLFCKAKIPTYIVPHLNIFTKNQASTNVFQGLLKYISIIGAVIALASPHTKLNTQLIKNDGIDIVLSLDTSGSMKELGFNPLNPMESRFTVVKDIVKEFIPKRVNDNISIVVFGTSVMMATPLSFDKDAQLEIIDYLDVGIVGDKTALIDSLVSSTNILKSSKAKSKVIILLSDGADNSSTIPLEIALKLLNKYEIKVYTISIANSNKIILNQIATQTKGKSFSANSKEKLNEIYEEINKLETSKIENNKITLKNYLFFYPLFLAIMSLIILIYLKNKE
- a CDS encoding DUF58 domain-containing protein, with the translated sequence MNNSLKKILIKTRRQIFSENIGNNSSLLKGEGYDFLELKEYEYGEDIKNIDWVISAKFKKPYVKVFHAQRELNISIVPILTGSVHFGTKKFKQELITEICSILGYSCIKQNDPFTSFIANENVNLCTKKSKRHFAVNKMAEEIYNYNSVGKQQDFKKITEELLLKIKKKSTIFLIGDFFDIKNLDLKVLSKKHEIVIIIVRDRFEEKPEALGNVNLVDPTTNYNFDGNLNSSLIKKYEQEVKQNDHLFFEHLQKCAIKSIKIYTHEEPLAKLLRLMQ
- a CDS encoding MoxR family ATPase, producing the protein MLQNKVLSVKEELSKVIVGQSEMVDALLIGLFTNGHILLEGVPGLAKTTTVKTLADIISLNFKRVQFTPDLLPSDIIGAQIYDMKTSEFKIKKGPIFTNLLLADEINRAPAKVQSALLEVMQERQVTIAEDSFKIDSPFLVLATQNPIEQEGAYTLPEAQLDRFMFKIVVGYNTKQEEFEIAKKVTSGENIELNKILDKETLEEIKKEVSNIHIDEELEKYIVDIVCATREPKDYGLEDIADYIQFGASPRATIDMFKAVKAMAFLRGNDFVSPIDIALVVKNILRHRIILSYEAEAMQISTDELIQKIMEKIQIP
- the rpsB gene encoding 30S ribosomal protein S2 yields the protein MVTMKDLLECGVHFGHQTRRWNPKMKKFIFGVRKNIYIIDLQKTLRYFRYTYNVVRDAAAEGQTMIFVGTKKQASEAVKRAAENCGMPYVNHRWLGGMLTNYGTIKKSIRKLEVIKKMREEGQLDLLTKKEALMLTRKEEKLELYLGGIKEMNKLPDLMFVLDAVKEKIAIKEARRLGIKVVAPLDTNCDPDLVDFPIPGNDDAIRSIQLFCNEMAEAINEGKAALADEAGEEEAPVSSEEAAEVVAEAVAEGETEAVETEETKEA
- the tsf gene encoding translation elongation factor Ts, producing the protein MAGATPKLIKELREKSGAGMLDCKKALNECNGDIEEAQTWLREQGLAKAAKKSSNVAAEGLVSILINEDNTKATMTELNSQTDFVAKNDQFIALTKQITTHVQANNLNDAEALASSSIDGQEFTTFLNEKIAVIGENLVARKVINVEGPVVNGYVHMGKVGVILAAKCDDAAKEKTADLLKKVAMHAASMKPTVISYEDLSAEFIESENKAIIADIEKENEELVRLGKPLKNIPQFVSKQQLTEDAVEAAKNEMKEELIAQGKPEKIIDNIVAGKINRWIEDNSQLDKTHALLSQTYVMDDSMTVEEAIKAVDASIEIVEYVRFELGEGIEKKEEDFAAEVAAQMGN
- a CDS encoding ATP-binding cassette domain-containing protein, yielding MGEQLDNNSPIAEQKPNLLDAKNISHEFDYKLFENITFSIQPKESISIIGMSGSGKSTLLNILSSLLIPKSGEIIYNNKNLYGLKKKELLNIRREDFGIIFQAHYLFRGFSASDNLKIATLLSGNDVDQELLKKLNIEFVLNQSVGELSGGQQQRLSIARVLTKKPKIIFADEPTGNLDKDTAQVVMDTLFNYIKENDAALVLVTHENDLAEQCDKVYKLENLQLKELK
- the gmk gene encoding guanylate kinase codes for the protein MDKKGAILILSGPSGCGKSTLLKKVYEEIEDYYFSISTTTRDPREGERNGVDYLFVKKEEFEEDIKNGQFLEWAEVHGNYYGTSLKPIKKALEEGKLVIFDIDVQGHEIVRKKLDKVVTSVFITTPSLDELEARLKNRDTDSSTVIARRIENAKHEIKSFQKYDYFVENDDLEKASSELISIAKIARIKSKLFEKEELIKNWLGY